In Streptomyces sp. TLI_146, the genomic stretch TCGTCGGCATCGACCGCTTCATGAGCGAGGCGCGGGCGCTGACCAACTTCGCGGGCAACGCGGTCGCCACGGTCCTGGTGGGCACCTGGACCAAGGAGATCGACACGGCGCGGGTCGAGGAGGTCCTGGCGGGCCGGATCCCGTTCGACGAGGTGACCTTCGCGGCGAGCGACCCGCACGGGCCGGCGCCGGCGCCGGAGAAGCAGCAGGTCACGCTCGCCAAGGACCCCGTCGCCGCGGATGTCCCCGAGGCGAGGGAACCCGCCACCCCCTGAACGCGTCCGGACGGGTGTCCACTACCGTGCGGGGCGTCCGTCCGGAAGAGGGTGACGGGGAGAGCGAGCACAATGAAGATCGACTGGGACCGGCGCACCTGCGCACGCCGGGGGCACGTCACGTACGAGCCGAGCGAGGCGGAGCTGCGCGAGCGGCTGCGCGCCCACACCGGACTCGGCGAGGCCTGGCGCTGTCTGCGCTGCGGCGACTTCGCCCTGGGCACCCCGCACGGCTCGGGGCCCGCCGAGGACGCACCCCTGGTGCCGCGCGGCAAGGTGCTGCGGGACCTGTTCATCCTGCGGTTCCTGGCCGTGGAGCGGCTGGTGCGCGGGGTGTTCATCGTCCTGGTGGCGGCCGCGGTGTGGAAGTTCAGCAACAGCCAGGACTCGGTGCGCCGGCTCTTCGACGAGAACCTGGACGTCTTCCGCCCGGTGTTCCAGCACTTCCACTACGACCTC encodes the following:
- a CDS encoding DUF2127 domain-containing protein, whose product is MKIDWDRRTCARRGHVTYEPSEAELRERLRAHTGLGEAWRCLRCGDFALGTPHGSGPAEDAPLVPRGKVLRDLFILRFLAVERLVRGVFIVLVAAAVWKFSNSQDSVRRLFDENLDVFRPVFQHFHYDLDHSPVVGTIQKSFGYKHSTLVAVAAALLVYALIEIVEAVGLWRADRWAEYLTVVATAMFLPLEVYELTEKISYLKIVTLGLNILAVLYILLSKRLFGLRGGRAAFEAERHSASLMEVEATAGLAVGTT